A stretch of the Arachis stenosperma cultivar V10309 chromosome 6, arast.V10309.gnm1.PFL2, whole genome shotgun sequence genome encodes the following:
- the LOC130935762 gene encoding uncharacterized protein LOC130935762, with amino-acid sequence MGNSESRSVPTDPRFVSASRAFTHHELEDLRSLFDSLAAKSQSNAQHISPSVFQSYFGLHGPLGDRMFHLVTQERKDQNLTFEDLVVAKATYEKGTRDDIEEFIFRLLDVNGDKFVGRSDLESVMISIFKDILCIKDNEARSSSDQGIVNIFLNAANFSMHEEGCTEESMSFEDFRSWCTHAPSARKLLGSLLMPPDSGRPGSQIPNLLTSNDIDPSILLLRKEYAWHIGGALSQHELEDWMLLYHSSVNGLSFNTFLGNISNHQGPSVLIIKDKEGYIYGGYASQPWERHADFYGDLKCFLFQLNPKASIFRPTGANHNLQWCAINFSSADIPNGIGFGGRVSHYGVFISANFDQGHTFACSTFGSPCLSKTNRILPEVIECWGVTQGTVLGKNDAVKGTILERFKEDRHMLNMVGLANSSE; translated from the exons ATGGGCAACTCTGAGTCTCGGTCAGTTCCAACCGATCCCCGTTTTGTTTCAGCTTCCAG AGCCTTTACTCACCACGAACTTGAAGACTTAAGGTCTCTCTTCGATTCGCTCGCTGCCAAGTCTCAGAGCAATGCCCAACACATCTCTCCCTCTGTTTTTCAg TCATATTTTGGACTCCATGGCCCGCTTGGGGATAGAATGTTCCATTTAGTTACTCAAGAGCGCAAGGATCAGAATTTAACTTTTGAAGACCTCGTTGTTGCTAAG GCTACTTACGAGAAAGGAACAAGAGATGACATTGAAGAATTCATCTTTCGCTTATTGGATGTAAATGGGGATAAATTTGTAGGGAG GTCTGATTTGGAGTCTGTTATGATTTCCATTTTTAAGGATATATTATGCATAAAAGATAATGAAGCTAGATCAAGTTCAGATCAGGGCATTGTCAACATATTTCTAAATGCTGCAAATTTCTCAATGCATGAAGAAGGGTGCACTGAGGAGTCTATGTCTTTTGAGGATTTCAGAAGTTGGTGCACTCATGCCCCATCTGCTAGGAAGCTTCTTGGGAGCTTGCTGATGCCACCTGATTCAG GACGACCAGGTTCTCAAATTCCAAACCTGTTGACCTCAAACGACATTGATCCTAGCATTTTACTTTTGAGAAAGGAATATGCTTGGCATATAGGAGGTGCACTTTCTCAGCACGAGCTGGAAGATTGGATGCTTTTATATCATAGTTCTGTTAATGGTCTTAGTTTTAATACATTCTTGGGAAACATTTC AAATCATCAAGGCCCCAGTGTGTTAATTATTAAGGATAAAGAGGGTTATATATATGGAGGATATGCTTCTCAGCCATGGGAACGGCATGCTGATTTTTATGGAGATTTGAAATGTTTCCTTTTTCAACTGAATCCAAAGGCATCCATTTTCCGGCCTACTGGAGCAAACCATAACCTACAATGG TGTGCCATCAATTTCAGTTCGGCAGACATTCCAAATGGCATTGGATTCGGAGGACGAGTTAGTCACTATGGTGTTTTTATCTCGGCAAACTTCGATCAAGGCCATACATTTGCATGTTCCACATTTGGTAGCCCGTGCCTCTCTAAGACCAACCGCATATTGCCGGAAGTAATAGAGTGCTGGGGAGTGACTCAAGGAACGGTACTAGGCAAGAATGATGCCGTCAAAGGCACCATACTCGAAAGATTTAAGGAAGATCGCCACATGCTCAACATGGTTGGGCTAGCGAATTCCAGTGAGTGA